Proteins from one Nicotiana tabacum cultivar K326 chromosome 23, ASM71507v2, whole genome shotgun sequence genomic window:
- the LOC107803142 gene encoding uncharacterized protein LOC107803142 — translation MSKFLVYLLVCLSLHACSARPLATTTDEENRIQLFAKDVTFLTRDTFKTEGRITSENNGSGSRDDAKLMWKKRSNVSRKEDGEEIKGNKVMTIQEGAQVKTLWRQSRVILETPPSAQHEEEAVNSIEKDPVEDVVVMDYAQPHRKPPIHNTKH, via the exons ATGTCTAAGTTTCTTGTTTATCTTTTGGTTTGTCTTTCTCTCCATGCATGCAGTGCTAGACCACTTGCAACAACTACTGATGAAGAAAACAGAATACAGCTCTTTGCCAAG GATGTAACATTTTTGACAAGGGACACATTTAAAACAGAAGGAAGAATCACGTCTGAAAATAATGGAAGTGGAAGTCGGGATGATGCAAAACTTATGTGGAAAAAGAGATCAAATGTCTCACGAAAGGAAGATGGAGAAGAAATTAAAG GAAACAAAGTCATGACAATTCAAGAAGGAGCTCAAGTAAAG ACGTTGTGGAGGCAGTCACGAGTTATTCTAGAAACTCCACCATCAGCACAACATGAGGAAGAAGCAGTGAACTCCATTGAAAAAGACCCTGTGGAAGACGTGGTGGTTATGGACTATGCTCAACCCCATCGAAAACCACCCATTCACAACACTAAACACTag
- the LOC107803140 gene encoding uncharacterized protein LOC107803140 isoform X1, with the protein MDALAKLERVQTRLLKRLSNLESSLLSQHFSQNLSLSTSTTTEDRLSGILRANGVVDFSFKRVPSDYYDLPLEARRDIVSASSIQHLCKSIVLVNTQAASNITDCSDRNNSKYYVVVVQYAARFNAEAVKNFLYNLNDGKIAKKKFNLRLATEETSVKLTGYEHNAVTCIGMRTNIPVILDEAITKLNPDFFWFGGGEIDLKMGIRTSEFINFLNPFIVNCSSG; encoded by the exons ATGGACGCATTGGCAAAGCTGGAGAGAGTCCAGACTCGACTCCTCAAACGCCTATCGAACCTCGAAtcttctcttctctctcaacATTTCTCTCAAAACCTCTCTCTATCAACTTCCACCACAACCGAAGATCGCCTTTCCGGCATTCTTCGCGCTAACGGCGTCGTCGATTTCAGCTTCAAACGCGTCCCCTCTGATTACTATGATTTGCCGCTCGAAGCTCGTCGTGACATTGTCAGTGCCTCATCCATTCAACATCTCTGCAAAAGCATTGTTCTG GTAAATACTCAAGCCGCATCCAATATTACTGATTGTAGTGATCGTAACAACTCAAAATACTACGTCGTCGTTGTACAG TATGCTGCTCGATTTAATGCTGAGGCTGTAAAGAATTTTCTGTACAATCTCAACGATGGCAAGATAGCCAAGAAAAAGTTCAACC TGAGACTGGCTACTGAGGAGACATCAGTAAAGCTGACTGGTTATGAACACAATGCAGTCACATGTATTGGCATGAGAACCAACATACCG GTGATTTTGGATGAAGCAATCACCAAGCTCAATCCTGACTTCTTCTGGTTCGGAGGTGGCGAGATTGATCTTAAAATGGGGATCAGGACATCAGAGTTCATCAATTTTTTGAATCCATTCATTGTCAACTGTAGCAGTGGTTAA
- the LOC107803140 gene encoding uncharacterized protein LOC107803140 isoform X2, with product MDALAKLERVQTRLLKRLSNLESSLLSQHFSQNLSLSTSTTTEDRLSGILRANGVVDFSFKRVPSDYYDLPLEARRDIVSASSIQHLCKSIVLVNTQAASNITDCSDRNNSKYYVVVVQYAARFNAEAVKNFLYNLNDGKIAKKKFNLRLATEETSVKLTGYEHNAVTCIGMRTNIPVVQPSCTLLFAVA from the exons ATGGACGCATTGGCAAAGCTGGAGAGAGTCCAGACTCGACTCCTCAAACGCCTATCGAACCTCGAAtcttctcttctctctcaacATTTCTCTCAAAACCTCTCTCTATCAACTTCCACCACAACCGAAGATCGCCTTTCCGGCATTCTTCGCGCTAACGGCGTCGTCGATTTCAGCTTCAAACGCGTCCCCTCTGATTACTATGATTTGCCGCTCGAAGCTCGTCGTGACATTGTCAGTGCCTCATCCATTCAACATCTCTGCAAAAGCATTGTTCTG GTAAATACTCAAGCCGCATCCAATATTACTGATTGTAGTGATCGTAACAACTCAAAATACTACGTCGTCGTTGTACAG TATGCTGCTCGATTTAATGCTGAGGCTGTAAAGAATTTTCTGTACAATCTCAACGATGGCAAGATAGCCAAGAAAAAGTTCAACC TGAGACTGGCTACTGAGGAGACATCAGTAAAGCTGACTGGTTATGAACACAATGCAGTCACATGTATTGGCATGAGAACCAACATACCG GTAGTGCAGCCTTCTTGTACACTGCTGTTTGCTGTAGCTTGA